Proteins co-encoded in one Desulfosalsimonas propionicica genomic window:
- a CDS encoding peptidase U32 family protein: protein MTSEKTALDTKKSPKKPEILSPAGNQESFLAALAAGADAVYCGLKDFNARMAADNFTIGEMARLTRLAHEHGKRVYVALNTLIKPDELADAGKLADQLCRHVRPDALIIQDPAMVAIAGQAGFKGELHLSTMANVSFPAALDVVRALPSVSRVVLPREFSIDEIKAAAENCPDELSLEVFVHGALCYGVSGRCYWSSFLGGKSGLRGSCVQPCRRIYNQGKNRSRFFSCQDLWLDVLTKLLLEVPAVSGLKIEGRKKGPHYVYYTTAAYKMLRDHPGDSAARKTALSFLDQALGRKPTHYRFLPQRPWNPVDIDTQTGSGMLIGKVQGPKTKPYMDPRDALLPGDLLRIGYEDQSWHRTLRIARHVPKKGRFYLNLTEKERPANDTPVFLIDRREPELTAEIKPFADRLETLPEIGASPSRFQTRLPAKTLHRHPVVEMGLQRELPEEMPASANTGIWLSPEMKPGKLPLTNRIWWWLPPVVWPDAEAGLRAAVTAAVDKGFKQFVLNSPWQMALFPPKKGLRIWAGPFCNIANALAMETLASMGFSGVIVSPELGKNDYTHLPARAPLPLGIVIYGNWPLCISRVKAESMAEQSLFKSPRGEHAWVARMDDNYWVFPDWAVDLTGHGQTLENLGYRVFVHMHEPLPAGVHLKKRPGKWNWDHGLK from the coding sequence ATGACATCTGAAAAAACGGCTTTGGATACAAAAAAATCACCCAAAAAACCTGAAATTCTTTCCCCGGCAGGCAACCAGGAGTCCTTTCTTGCGGCCCTGGCCGCGGGTGCGGATGCGGTTTACTGCGGGCTCAAGGATTTTAACGCGCGCATGGCCGCAGACAACTTCACCATCGGGGAAATGGCCAGGCTCACCCGGCTGGCCCATGAGCACGGCAAAAGGGTCTATGTGGCCCTCAATACCCTGATCAAGCCAGACGAACTGGCAGATGCGGGCAAACTGGCTGACCAGCTTTGCCGGCATGTCAGACCCGATGCGCTGATCATCCAGGACCCGGCCATGGTGGCCATTGCCGGGCAGGCCGGATTTAAGGGCGAGCTTCATCTGTCCACCATGGCCAATGTCTCCTTTCCCGCAGCCCTGGATGTGGTGCGCGCCTTGCCCTCGGTCAGCCGGGTGGTGCTGCCCAGGGAGTTTTCCATCGACGAGATCAAGGCGGCTGCAGAAAACTGCCCTGATGAACTTTCCCTTGAGGTATTTGTCCACGGCGCCCTTTGTTACGGGGTTTCGGGCCGGTGCTACTGGAGCAGCTTTCTGGGCGGCAAAAGCGGGCTGCGGGGCAGTTGCGTGCAGCCCTGCAGGCGGATTTACAACCAGGGCAAAAACCGCAGCCGGTTTTTCTCCTGCCAGGACCTGTGGCTCGATGTGCTCACCAAGCTGCTGTTGGAAGTGCCAGCCGTATCCGGCCTGAAAATCGAGGGGCGCAAAAAGGGGCCCCATTACGTGTATTATACCACCGCCGCCTACAAGATGCTGCGCGATCACCCGGGTGACAGCGCTGCCCGCAAGACCGCCCTGTCGTTTCTGGACCAGGCCCTGGGAAGAAAGCCCACCCATTACCGGTTTCTGCCCCAGCGGCCCTGGAATCCGGTTGACATAGACACCCAGACCGGTTCCGGCATGCTCATCGGCAAGGTCCAGGGCCCGAAAACCAAACCCTACATGGATCCCAGAGACGCTCTGCTGCCCGGCGATCTTTTGCGCATCGGCTACGAGGATCAGTCCTGGCACCGCACCCTTCGCATTGCCAGACACGTGCCCAAAAAGGGCCGGTTTTACTTAAATCTCACTGAAAAGGAACGGCCCGCCAATGATACGCCCGTGTTTCTCATTGACCGGCGCGAACCGGAACTGACAGCCGAAATCAAACCCTTTGCCGACCGGCTCGAAACCCTGCCGGAAATAGGGGCTTCCCCGTCCCGGTTTCAAACTAGGCTGCCGGCCAAAACTTTACACCGCCATCCTGTCGTGGAAATGGGGCTGCAGCGGGAGCTGCCCGAAGAAATGCCTGCAAGCGCCAATACCGGCATCTGGCTGAGCCCGGAGATGAAGCCGGGCAAGCTGCCCCTTACCAACCGGATCTGGTGGTGGCTGCCGCCGGTGGTCTGGCCGGATGCCGAAGCCGGCCTCCGGGCAGCGGTGACTGCGGCCGTGGACAAGGGATTTAAGCAGTTCGTGCTCAACTCGCCCTGGCAGATGGCACTTTTTCCCCCAAAAAAGGGCCTGCGCATCTGGGCCGGGCCGTTTTGCAACATTGCCAACGCGCTTGCCATGGAAACCCTGGCGTCAATGGGCTTTTCCGGGGTGATTGTCAGCCCGGAATTGGGGAAAAATGACTACACCCACCTGCCGGCCAGGGCCCCGCTGCCCCTGGGTATTGTGATTTACGGAAACTGGCCCTTGTGCATTTCCCGGGTGAAGGCAGAATCCATGGCCGAACAAAGCCTTTTTAAAAGCCCCAGGGGCGAGCATGCCTGGGTGGCCCGCATGGATGACAATTACTGGGTGTTTCCCGACTGGGCCGTGGATTTGACCGGTCACGGCCAGACCCTGGAGAACCTGGGCTACCGGGTTTTCGTGCACATGCACGAGCCCCTGCCGGCCGGGGTGCATTTAAAAAAGCGGCCGGGCAAGTGGAACTGGGATCACGGCCTGAAATAG
- a CDS encoding DEAD/DEAH box helicase codes for MAEKRPYPKKRRGPAKAKRQPLKAGSDAKLKKVFAEIGRPEKRPFKPDPFQTQALKAMDKGDCLVTAPTGSGKTWIAVEAIRKIFDAGGRAWYASPLKALTNSKYCEFAEIFGADNLGILTGDRKENTDAPIIVGTTEILRNQLYDAMHRGEDLGTDLVVLDEAHFLGDENRGVVWEETMIYLPARIPLLMLSATVGNAGQIAAWLESIRGRKCLVVEEKKRPVPLYPLFLHPSGTLFPLLDKKDKKGGGARLYKKVLQFLKNTNNARRGGFGASLPKMGDVLAVFRKYNLLPAIFFLKSRADCDNALLLCADYKVTEDPERKAGRRQRVTELIEKAPHLADHKQVPDLVHKAVAAHHSGQLPAWKLVIETLMTEGYLDAVFATSTVAAGVNFPARTIAFLNSDRFNGREFISLNPTEFHQMTGRAGRRGMDNIGFAVVIPGRFMDTRYVGRLVYAQPTDVDSQIQINFSMTLNLLLSHSPKQVRELLDKSFANFQFQSRRKKKKKQTGSIRDMDHLWAEFVRHLDFLKQKDYVAEDNRLTEDGIWASQLRIDHPLMVAEGFRQNLFPQSDPALLAAIMAAFVNERETDEDSIHPKDVPEALEEAYLGIREGLRPFAKEMIAKGFTAPFLFMRPAMTVYHWTAGRDWESVLALWDSAEGDLAMLIMRTADNLRHIRNLKTVFPEAAQSAKTAMEQILRDPVVPALEAE; via the coding sequence ATGGCAGAAAAGCGCCCTTATCCCAAAAAACGGCGCGGGCCGGCCAAGGCAAAGCGCCAGCCGTTGAAGGCCGGCTCTGACGCCAAACTCAAAAAGGTGTTTGCCGAAATCGGCCGGCCGGAAAAGCGACCGTTTAAACCCGATCCGTTCCAGACCCAGGCGCTTAAAGCCATGGACAAGGGCGACTGCCTGGTGACCGCGCCCACGGGTTCCGGCAAGACATGGATTGCCGTGGAAGCCATCCGCAAAATCTTTGATGCCGGCGGACGGGCTTGGTATGCATCGCCATTAAAGGCCCTGACCAACTCCAAGTACTGCGAATTTGCCGAAATCTTCGGTGCAGACAACCTGGGCATTCTCACGGGAGACCGCAAGGAAAACACTGATGCGCCGATTATCGTGGGCACCACTGAAATTCTGCGGAATCAGCTCTATGATGCCATGCACCGGGGCGAGGATCTGGGCACAGACCTTGTGGTCCTGGATGAGGCCCATTTTCTGGGTGACGAAAACCGGGGGGTGGTCTGGGAGGAAACCATGATTTACCTGCCGGCGAGAATCCCGCTGCTGATGCTGTCGGCCACCGTGGGAAACGCCGGCCAGATCGCGGCCTGGCTGGAATCCATCCGTGGCCGCAAATGCCTTGTGGTGGAGGAAAAAAAGCGACCCGTGCCCTTGTACCCGCTTTTTCTCCATCCTTCCGGCACCCTGTTTCCCCTGCTGGACAAAAAAGACAAGAAAGGCGGCGGGGCCAGGCTGTACAAGAAGGTTCTCCAGTTTTTAAAAAACACCAACAATGCCAGGCGCGGCGGTTTCGGCGCAAGCCTTCCAAAAATGGGCGATGTGCTGGCCGTGTTTCGCAAATACAACCTCCTGCCGGCCATTTTTTTCCTGAAATCCCGGGCGGACTGCGACAATGCCCTGCTTTTGTGCGCCGACTACAAGGTAACCGAAGACCCGGAACGCAAAGCCGGCAGAAGACAGCGGGTCACTGAACTCATTGAAAAGGCGCCCCACCTGGCCGATCACAAGCAGGTGCCCGATCTGGTGCACAAGGCGGTGGCCGCCCATCACAGCGGCCAGCTGCCGGCATGGAAACTGGTGATCGAAACATTGATGACAGAAGGCTATCTGGATGCGGTGTTTGCCACCTCCACTGTGGCCGCGGGCGTGAATTTTCCCGCCCGCACCATTGCCTTTCTCAACTCGGACCGATTCAACGGCCGGGAATTTATTTCCCTCAATCCCACGGAATTTCACCAGATGACCGGCCGGGCCGGCCGCCGGGGCATGGACAACATCGGCTTTGCCGTGGTCATCCCGGGCCGGTTCATGGACACGCGCTATGTTGGCCGGCTTGTTTACGCCCAGCCCACGGATGTGGACAGCCAGATTCAGATCAATTTCTCCATGACCTTAAACCTTCTTCTCTCCCATAGCCCCAAACAGGTGCGGGAACTGCTGGACAAGTCCTTTGCCAATTTCCAGTTCCAAAGCCGGCGCAAAAAAAAGAAAAAGCAGACCGGCAGCATCCGGGACATGGATCATTTATGGGCGGAATTTGTCCGGCATCTTGATTTTTTAAAGCAGAAAGATTACGTGGCAGAAGACAACCGGCTCACCGAAGACGGCATCTGGGCCTCCCAGCTGCGCATTGACCATCCCCTGATGGTGGCCGAGGGATTCCGCCAAAACCTGTTTCCCCAATCCGACCCAGCCCTTCTGGCGGCCATCATGGCCGCGTTTGTCAACGAGCGGGAAACCGATGAAGACAGCATTCATCCAAAGGACGTGCCCGAAGCCCTGGAAGAGGCCTACCTGGGCATCCGGGAGGGCCTGCGGCCCTTTGCAAAGGAAATGATCGCAAAAGGCTTTACAGCGCCATTTTTATTCATGCGCCCGGCCATGACCGTTTATCACTGGACTGCGGGCCGGGACTGGGAATCGGTGCTTGCCCTGTGGGACAGCGCCGAAGGGGATCTGGCCATGCTGATCATGCGCACTGCGGACAACCTGCGCCATATCCGCAATTTAAAAACTGTGTTTCCGGAAGCCGCTCAGAGCGCGAAAACCGCCATGGAGCAAATCCTGAGGGACCCGGTGGTCCCGGCACTCGAAGCCGAATAA
- a CDS encoding histidine phosphatase family protein — MAAGENDIRAHREIHQLQDDKPSIKENHTLLLLRHGHTKREVDLTHTGRQQARQWADCLVGTQVTKSYTSPLKHRELLPASEIP, encoded by the coding sequence ATGGCGGCAGGCGAAAATGATATCCGAGCGCATCGAGAAATCCATCAACTGCAGGATGACAAGCCTTCTATAAAAGAAAACCATACCCTCTTGCTGCTGCGTCACGGCCACACGAAGCGCGAAGTCGATTTAACACATACCGGGCGGCAACAAGCCCGTCAGTGGGCTGATTGCCTGGTGGGAACGCAGGTAACTAAAAGTTACACCTCACCTTTGAAGCACCGGGAATTGCTGCCAGCTTCAGAAATTCCTTGA
- a CDS encoding PHP domain-containing protein has translation MGSANRASACDAAQSLNPHRVHFARPDLDRLRESAAVVDMHFHSRYSDGSNDIEAIAGRVRKMGIGIAVTDHNAIGGALEMARHRDIFSIPGIEVTSREGAHLLVYFYEIHDLIRFYEKDLRPFLGKEVMSSCALSMESLIACARQYKCVIVFPHPFSAAYVGVCNPMFSSIRQQYLLASADGIEAINAGNLHKWNMDSTLLGFNLDAGLTGGSDGHNLFQFGRAVTCAACAKDRAAFLDSVRDRATRVVGKEINILRKVTSNGMKLRSNFRNSSELFGKNIRYGYALIHSRSRQVRDRMRRRGKSAYR, from the coding sequence TTGGGATCTGCAAATCGTGCATCCGCCTGTGATGCTGCACAATCGTTAAATCCACATCGTGTTCATTTTGCCCGGCCGGATCTTGATCGTCTCAGGGAAAGTGCCGCGGTGGTGGACATGCATTTTCACAGCCGGTATTCAGACGGTTCCAATGATATTGAAGCCATTGCCGGCCGGGTCCGAAAGATGGGCATCGGCATTGCCGTCACAGACCACAACGCCATTGGCGGCGCCCTGGAAATGGCCCGCCACAGGGATATTTTCAGCATTCCGGGCATCGAGGTCACCTCCCGGGAAGGGGCCCATCTGCTGGTTTATTTTTATGAGATCCATGATCTGATTCGGTTTTACGAAAAGGACCTGCGGCCCTTTCTGGGAAAAGAGGTCATGTCTTCGTGCGCCCTGTCCATGGAATCGCTGATTGCCTGCGCCCGGCAGTACAAGTGCGTGATTGTGTTTCCCCATCCTTTCTCGGCGGCCTACGTGGGGGTATGCAACCCCATGTTCTCCAGTATTCGCCAGCAGTACCTGCTGGCCTCTGCAGACGGCATCGAGGCCATTAATGCCGGCAACCTGCACAAGTGGAACATGGACAGCACCTTGCTGGGATTTAACCTGGATGCCGGGCTGACCGGGGGCAGCGACGGCCACAACCTGTTTCAGTTCGGCCGGGCCGTGACCTGCGCGGCGTGCGCAAAAGACCGGGCCGCGTTTCTCGATTCGGTGCGCGACCGCGCCACCCGGGTGGTGGGCAAGGAAATCAATATCCTGCGCAAGGTCACCTCCAACGGCATGAAGCTGCGCAGCAACTTCCGCAATTCATCCGAATTGTTCGGCAAAAATATCCGCTACGGATATGCCCTGATCCACAGCCGTTCCAGGCAGGTGCGCGATCGGATGCGCAGGCGCGGCAAATCCGCTTACAGGTAA
- the cls gene encoding cardiolipin synthase, translating to MSVFNWIIVGLNIPLSLLSAGHALFFKRTPQSALVWVAVCLTFPFVGPLVYFLFGINRVRNRARRLEIKRPSHRVEPGGGDSFETAKHLPADLEVSRAVSDIARISDNVSRMPLVGGNRIDLLHNGEQTYPAMIQAMENAEHRIFLCTYIFDTDSSGRQMIGALAAAAARGVEVRVIVDGFGELYSRPRASALLEKAGITCTRFLPPRLVPLPMLHINLSTHRKTLVVDGDVGFTGGMNIGDRHMAEVKDNSKRVVDTHFRLTGPIVRQLEQSFIEDWSFCTGQALEPTATPTVSRGKAVCRAIADGPSEPVDKLSAVLVGAVATARKHVMIMTPYFLPSVEMISAIQTTVLRGTRVDIVLPSVNNLPFIQWATNNMLYELLFWGANIYFQPPPFVHSKLFVADGHYAQIGSANMDPRSLKLNFELNVEIFDANMVEDIAGYVEEKIQRSRQIYLTDINNRSFAAKTRDALMWLFSPYL from the coding sequence ATGTCTGTTTTCAACTGGATCATTGTTGGTTTAAACATCCCCCTTTCTTTGCTGTCTGCCGGTCATGCCCTGTTTTTCAAGCGCACCCCCCAGTCAGCCCTGGTCTGGGTGGCGGTATGCCTGACATTTCCTTTTGTGGGCCCCCTGGTTTATTTCCTTTTCGGCATCAATCGGGTCCGGAACCGGGCCCGGAGACTGGAAATCAAGCGCCCGTCACACCGGGTGGAACCCGGGGGCGGCGATTCCTTTGAAACCGCAAAACATCTGCCCGCGGACCTGGAGGTTTCCCGGGCGGTGTCCGATATCGCCCGGATCTCCGACAATGTTTCGCGGATGCCCCTTGTGGGCGGCAACCGCATTGATCTGCTCCACAACGGCGAGCAAACCTATCCGGCCATGATCCAGGCCATGGAAAACGCTGAGCACCGGATTTTTCTGTGTACCTATATTTTTGACACGGATTCATCCGGCAGACAGATGATCGGGGCCCTGGCCGCAGCCGCAGCCCGGGGCGTGGAGGTTCGGGTAATTGTCGACGGGTTTGGAGAGCTTTATTCCCGTCCCAGGGCCAGCGCCCTTCTGGAAAAAGCCGGCATCACCTGCACCCGGTTTCTGCCCCCGCGCCTTGTTCCCCTGCCCATGCTGCATATCAACCTAAGCACCCACAGAAAAACCCTGGTGGTCGACGGGGACGTGGGATTTACAGGCGGCATGAACATCGGTGACAGGCACATGGCAGAAGTCAAAGACAACAGCAAACGGGTGGTCGATACCCACTTCCGCCTAACCGGCCCCATTGTTCGCCAGCTGGAGCAAAGCTTTATCGAGGACTGGTCGTTTTGCACGGGCCAGGCCCTGGAGCCCACGGCCACGCCCACGGTATCAAGGGGAAAGGCCGTGTGCCGCGCCATTGCCGACGGGCCCAGCGAACCCGTGGACAAGCTTTCCGCCGTCCTGGTGGGGGCGGTGGCCACGGCCAGAAAGCACGTGATGATCATGACACCCTATTTCCTGCCTTCCGTGGAGATGATCTCAGCCATCCAGACCACCGTGCTGCGCGGCACCCGGGTGGACATTGTGCTGCCTTCTGTCAACAACCTGCCCTTTATCCAGTGGGCGACCAACAATATGCTCTATGAGCTTTTGTTCTGGGGCGCCAATATCTATTTTCAGCCCCCGCCTTTTGTGCATTCAAAGCTTTTTGTGGCAGACGGCCATTACGCCCAGATCGGATCGGCCAACATGGATCCGCGCAGCCTGAAATTAAATTTTGAACTCAACGTGGAGATTTTTGACGCAAACATGGTGGAAGACATTGCCGGCTATGTGGAAGAAAAAATCCAGCGCTCCCGGCAAATTTATCTGACGGATATCAACAACCGATCCTTTGCCGCCAAAACCCGCGATGCCCTGATGTGGCTGTTTTCCCCTTACCTGTAA
- a CDS encoding AAA family ATPase, with protein sequence MKLAVSGKGGVGKTTFSALLIRALSEQKKRVLAIDADPDANLAAAVGIEGAEGIVPISEMKDLVYERTEAKPGSIGGFFKMNPKVDDLPDALSATLDNIKLMRLGGVKKGGAGCICPESTLLKALITHIVLARDEVVIMDMEAGIEHLGRATARAVDRLIVVVEPGRRSIDTAMHIKQLAGEIGLDKISLVGNKIRGEKDRQFLEQHLPDFDFLGFLPFDDALIEADLSGMSPYEADSAAKSEIIKMIEKL encoded by the coding sequence ATGAAACTGGCAGTAAGCGGAAAAGGCGGAGTGGGCAAAACCACGTTTTCAGCCCTGTTAATCCGGGCATTGAGCGAGCAGAAAAAGCGGGTCCTGGCCATTGACGCGGACCCGGATGCCAACCTTGCGGCAGCCGTGGGCATTGAAGGCGCAGAGGGGATCGTACCGATTTCGGAGATGAAGGACCTGGTCTATGAGCGCACTGAAGCCAAACCCGGCAGCATTGGCGGATTTTTCAAAATGAATCCCAAGGTGGATGATCTTCCGGACGCGCTTTCAGCAACGCTGGACAACATCAAGCTCATGCGCCTGGGCGGCGTGAAAAAAGGCGGCGCCGGATGCATCTGCCCGGAAAGCACTCTGCTCAAAGCCCTGATCACCCATATTGTGCTGGCACGGGATGAAGTCGTCATCATGGACATGGAAGCGGGAATCGAGCATTTGGGCCGGGCCACGGCCAGGGCCGTTGACCGGCTGATCGTGGTGGTGGAGCCGGGCCGAAGAAGCATTGACACGGCCATGCACATCAAGCAGCTGGCCGGAGAAATCGGCCTGGACAAGATTTCGCTGGTGGGCAACAAGATCCGGGGGGAAAAAGACCGGCAGTTTCTGGAGCAGCACCTGCCGGATTTCGACTTTCTGGGATTTCTGCCCTTTGACGACGCCCTGATCGAAGCGGACCTAAGCGGCATGTCCCCGTATGAAGCAGACTCTGCGGCCAAGTCCGAAATCATCAAAATGATTGAAAAGCTCTGA
- a CDS encoding methylenetetrahydrofolate reductase yields the protein MRVTDFYAGKAPVVSMEFFPPRDEAAAEKFDNIVDTLADRNPDYMSVTFGAGGSNRDGSYQTVKKLIKDKQLPTVAYIAGYGLGPDEITEVLDNYKALGVETIFVIRGDKPKDENFTPHPESFAHASDLIGFIKNRYDFTLGCAGYPEGHLECQSLDKDIEYLKLKQDQGAEYVVAQYCYDNQFFFDYADKCRAAGVTIPIIPGIMPVYTVKLTNILCRVCGATITDALQKTLDEVADKDKETVLQAGIDFAVDQCRDLLKHNPAGLHFYTMNRSKSTSAIIDRLREENLL from the coding sequence ATGCGCGTTACAGATTTTTATGCAGGCAAGGCACCGGTTGTTTCCATGGAATTTTTCCCGCCCAGGGATGAAGCTGCTGCTGAAAAATTCGACAATATTGTGGATACCCTGGCAGACCGAAATCCGGATTACATGAGCGTTACCTTCGGGGCCGGCGGCTCCAACCGTGACGGTTCCTACCAGACGGTGAAAAAACTCATCAAGGACAAGCAACTGCCCACTGTGGCCTATATTGCCGGATACGGGCTGGGGCCGGATGAAATCACAGAGGTGCTGGACAACTACAAGGCCCTTGGGGTGGAAACCATTTTTGTGATCCGCGGGGACAAGCCAAAGGATGAAAATTTCACCCCCCATCCGGAAAGCTTTGCCCATGCCTCGGATCTGATCGGCTTTATCAAAAACCGCTATGATTTCACCCTGGGATGTGCCGGATATCCAGAAGGACACCTGGAATGCCAAAGCCTGGACAAGGATATTGAATACCTCAAGCTCAAGCAGGACCAGGGTGCGGAGTATGTCGTGGCCCAATATTGCTATGACAACCAATTTTTTTTCGATTACGCGGACAAATGCCGGGCTGCCGGGGTCACCATTCCCATTATTCCCGGCATCATGCCGGTCTACACCGTCAAGCTCACCAATATCCTGTGCAGGGTATGCGGGGCCACCATCACCGATGCGCTGCAGAAAACACTCGATGAAGTGGCAGACAAGGACAAGGAAACCGTGCTGCAGGCAGGAATTGATTTTGCCGTGGACCAGTGCCGGGATCTGTTAAAACACAACCCGGCCGGGCTGCATTTCTACACCATGAACCGCAGCAAATCCACCAGCGCCATTATCGACAGGCTGCGCGAAGAAAATCTGCTATAG